A window from Malassezia japonica chromosome 1, complete sequence encodes these proteins:
- a CDS encoding uncharacterized protein (EggNog:ENOG503NWBC; COG:S; BUSCO:EOG09262J7K) — protein sequence MTAITDYDEKLTRTLPDTARLAVGSFVEEYSNRIQVLGMTPDEHGDPSVSVLADASHPYPATKLGFQPSSLSTRDEEKGGSAFGWSSNTDPRNVSISSASSASSAGSSSAADMSEFAHDAVDNYPDTELLASSAECLHIWEIQRNDNMAEVYEGYEAMSLRDAPDKPRTPPTRFTLKEKCALAHAKSSTSPPAPLTSFSWNAPSPNLIVTSSIDTTCTIWDLPTRSALTQLIAHDREVYDVDWCPGSADVFASVGADGSVRVFDLRNLEHSTIIYETNAQQTPPSSRNTDSASYSSKGTLPLLRIAFNPWDANYLATFHLESDMVQILDVRAPGSPILELRGHSGPVNCVGWGPPSHGQSRNGPSKGMICTGGDDAQCLVYDMASATLRSASAQGRRSRNSTSDSRSSPAQVDALRIGAEVPVLAYTAPSMVNNVSWLRSPLASRRPAHGKHHSFYRNLLHEWTDYTSPSGQGTGNADWLALCAGKAVKMLRV from the exons ATGACGGCCATCAC CGACTACGATGAGAAGCTCACACGCACGCTGCCCGATACGGCCCGCCTGGCCGTCGGCAGCTTTGTGGAAGAGTATTCTAACCGCATTCAGGTGCTTGGCATGACGCCTGACGAGCATGG TGACCCATCCGTGTCGGTCCTTGCCGATGCCTCGCATCCCTACCCGGCGACCAAGCTGGGCTTCCAGCCCTCGTCTTTGTCGACGCGTGACGAGGAAAAAGGCGGCTCTGCATTTGGGTGGTCGAGCAACACGGACCCCCGCAACGTGAGTATCAGCAGTGCGAGCAGTGCGAGCAGTGCgggcagcagctcggcggccgacatGAGCGAGTTTGCGCACGATGCGGTCGACAACTACCCCGATaccgagctccttgcgaGCTCTGCCGAATGCCTGCACATTTGGGAGATCCAGCGCAACGACAACATGGCTGAAGTGTACGAAGGGTACGAGGCCATGTCCTTGCGCGACGCCCCCGACAAACCTCGTACGCCTCCTACGCGGTTCACGCTGAAGGAAAagtgcgcgctcgcgcatgcCAAGAGCTCGACGTCCCCCCCCGCCCCCCTCACGTCCTTCTCGTGGaatgcgccgtcgccgaaTTTGATTGTCACGTCGTCGATCGACACGACGTGCACGATCTGGGACCTTCCGACGCGGTCTgcgctcacgcagctcaTTGCGCACGACCGTGAAGTGTACGATGTAGACTGGTGTCCCGGAAGCGCCGATGTCTTTGCGTCGGTCGGTGCCGACGGCAGTGTGCGTGTCTTTGATCTGCGGAATCTCGAGCACAGCACGATTATCTACGAGACCAACGCGCAGcagacgccgccgagcagccgTAATACGGACAGCGCATCGTACAGCTCAAAAggcacgctgccgctgctgcgcattGCCTTTAACCCCTGGGACGCCAACTACCTCGCGACCTTTCACCTGGAGTCGGACATGGTCCAGATTCTggacgtgcgtgcgccgggcAGCCcgatcctcgagctgcgtggccACAGCGGCCCGGTGAACTGCGTGGGCTGGGGCCCGCCGAGTCACGGCCAGAGCCGCAACGGCCCCAGCAAAGGCATGATCTGCACCGGgggcgacgatgcgcagTGCCTCGTGTACGACATGGCCAGTGCGACGCtccgctcggcctcggcgcagggccgccgctcgcgcaaCAGCACTTCGGATAGCCGCAGCAGTCCGGCGCAGgtggatgcgctgcgtaTCGGCGCCGAAGTGCCTGTGCTCGCCTATACGGCGCCGTCGATGGTGAACAACGTGTCGTGGCTGCGCAGCCCCCTTGCCTCGCGGCGACCCGCACACGGCAAGCACCACAGTTTCTACCGGAATCTACTCCACGAGTGGACGGACTACACGTCGCCCTCAGGGCAAGGAACCGGCAACGCCGACTGGCTCGCGCTCTGCGCCGGAAAGGCCGTCAAGATGCTCCGTGTGTAA
- the MCM5 gene encoding DNA helicase (COG:L; EggNog:ENOG503NUIB), producing the protein MSGFDVGRVYSTQVSAGSEISQAPDAPVQNETALFEFVQHFRLGNEYIYRDRLRSNLLVKQYALEVLLEHVQMWSPTLAQALRETPAEILPLFESAVRRAARLILYPVVAGTERPEAPDCQVLLRSTANLMAMRDLHADNISHLVRIPGIVISTSVPASRVTKLHLMCRDCRAVRSMEVTSGFGGFVLPRQCDAPKVDSSIKCSIDPYVIIHERCEFVDAQTLKLQEAPDMVPVGELPRHMLLSVDRALCGRVVPGASVIATGIFSTYTVQRSGTQPNAVALRTPYLRIVGMEVDAGGAGGRGVSRIFTAEEEDEFGRMSKNPDLYNKFSASIAPSIFGSADIKKAITLLLFGGSKKVLPDGMRLRGDINTLLLGDPGTAKSQLLKFAEKVSPIAVYTSGKGSSAAGLTASVQRDPSSGEFYLEGGAMVLADGGIVCIDEFDKMRDEDRVAIHEAMEQQTISIAKAGITTVLNCRTSVLAAANPVWGRYDDMKSPGENIDFQTTILSRFDMIFIVKDDHDESRDRTIARHVIGIHMNGASDQPDAEGEIDLQTMKRYIAYCKSRCAPRLTAEAAEKLSSHFVGIRKHVAQVEREQDERSAIAITVRQLEAIIRMSEAVAKVTLSPNATEEHVDEAIRLFRFSTMNAVESGNIEGMTRGELQEEVQKLEREIQRRLPLGWTTSYARLRHEFVDRQQYSYHAFERTLFILEKRDAIRFSNQHKSVTRMGV; encoded by the exons ATGTCGGGCTTTGACGTTGGGCGCGTGTACTCTACGCAGGTCTCGGCAGGGTCCGAGATCTCGCAGGCGCCTGATGCGCCTGTGCAGAATGAGACGGCACTCTTTGAGTTTGTGCAGCACTTTCGTCTCGGCAACGAATACATTTACCGCGACCGACTTCGCTCGAACCTGCTCGTGAAGCAGTACGCCCTCGAggtcctcctcgagcatgTGCAGATGTGGAGCCCTAcgctggcgcaggcgctgcgtgagacTCCGGCAGAGATCCTGCCTCTG TTTGAATCGGCcgtccgccgcgcagcgcgcttgATTCTCTACCCTGTCGTGGCCGGCACGGAGCGTCCTGAGGCGCCCGATTGCCAGGTGctcttgcgctcgaccgcgaaCCTAatggcgatgcgcgacctgcacgCCGACAACATTTCGCACCTCGTGCGCATCCCCGGTATTGTCATTTCGACGTCTgtgccggcgtcgcgtgtGACCAAGCTCCATCTCATGTGCCGCGACTGCCGCGCGGTACGCTCGATGGAGGTGACGTCGGGCTTTGGCGGTTTCGTACTGCCGCGCcagtgcgacgcgcccaaGGTCGACTCGAGCATCAAGTGCAGCATCGATCCCTACGTGATTATCCACGAACGCTGCGAGTTTGTCGATGCGCAGACGCTCAAGCTCCAAGAGGCGCCGGATATGGTGCCGGTCGGTGAGCTACCCCGCCATATGCTCTTGTCCGTGGACCGTGCGCTGTGTGGCCGTGTGGTCCCTGGCGCGAGTGTGATTGCAACCGGCATCTTTTCGACCTATACCGTACAGCGCTCCGGCACGCAGCCCAacgcggtcgcgctgcgcacgccctACCTTCGTATCGTCGGAATGGAGGTCGatgcgggcggcgcgggcggccgcggcgtctcgcgcaTCTTCActgccgaggaggaggacgagttTGGGCGAATGTCCAAGAACCCCGATCTCTACAACAAGTTTTCCGCGAGCATTGCGCCGAGTATCTTTGGCAGTGCTGATATCAAGAAAGCCATTACGCTGCTGCTCTTTGGCGGCTCGAAAAAGGTGCTGCCCGACGGCATGCGTCTGCGTGGCGACATTAATACGCTGCTCCTCGGTGACCCCGGTACGGCCAAGAGTCAGCTTCTCAAGTTCGCCGAGAAAGTGTCGCCGATCGCCGTGTACACCTCCGGAAAAGGCAGCAGTGCCGCGGGTCTGACCGCGtcggtgcagcgcgacccGTCCTCGGGCGAATTTTACCTCGAAGGTGGCGCGATGGTGCTGGCCGATGGCGGTATCGTGTGTATCGACGAGTTTGACAagatgcgcgacgaggaccgTGTCGCAATCCACGAGGCGATGGAGCAGCAGACGATCTCGATTGCCAAGGCCGGCATTACCACCGTGCTCAACTGCCGTACCTCGGTCCTGGCCGCGGCGAACCCCGTGTGGGGCCGCTACGACGACATGAAGTCGCCCGGCGAGAATATCGACTTCCAGACGACCATCCTGAGTCGTTTCGACATGATCTTTATCGTCAAGGACGACCACGACGAGTCGCGCGACCGCACCATTGCCCGGCACGTTATCGGCATCCACATGAACGGCGCGTCGGACCAGCCCGACGCGGAAGGAGAGATCGACTTGCAGACCATGAAGCGGTACATTGCGTACTGCAagtcgcggtgcgccccCCGCCTCACGGCTGAGGCCGCGGAGAAGCTGTCGAGCCACTTTGTCGGGATCCGGAAGCACGTTGCacaggtcgagcgcgagcaggacgagcgCTCGGCGATTGCCATCACTGTGCgtcagctcgaggcgatcaTCCGTAtgagcgaggcggtggccAAGGTGACGCTGAGCCCCAACGCAACCGAGGAacacgtcgacgaggccatCCGCCTCTTCCGCTTCAGTACAATGAACGCGGTCGAGAGCGGCAACATTGAAGGCATGACGCGTGGCGAGCTCCAGGAAGAGGTACagaagctcgagcgcgagattcagcgccgcctcccgTTGGGCTGGACAACGTCCTacgcgcgtctgcgccaCGAGTTTGTTGACAGGCAGCAGTACTCCTACCATGCGTTTGAGCGCACCCTCTTTATTTtggagaagcgcgacgcgatccGCTTCTCGAACCAGCACAAGAGCGTCACGCGTATGGGTGTGTAG
- the PHB2 gene encoding Prohibitin-2, subunit of the prohibitin complex (Phb1p-Phb2p) (EggNog:ENOG503NVK6; COG:O; TransMembrane:1 (o51-74i)), whose amino-acid sequence MSNNRSPQNVMKQMQRMFQQMQQNANRAAGNGPRPGGGGGGGGGGPNLNPAIGGAGLLALAGLAIGINASLFNVDGGHRAIMYSRFSGVLPTIYNEGTHLLLPWIDTPIDYDVRAKPRSIASLTGTKDLQMVSLTCRVLSRPSVESLPTIYRELGTDYDERVLPSIVNEVLKSVVAQFNASQLITQREMVSRLVRENLTHRARRFNIILDDVSITHISFSPEFTHAVEAKQITQQAALRAAFQVDQALQEKQAIIVKSSGEARAAELIGDAVRKNKGFLKLKKLEAAKDIANTLSQSDNRIMLDAQSLLLNVASDDDAVKA is encoded by the coding sequence ATGTCGAACAACCGCTCCCCCCAAAATGTCATGAAGCAAATGCAGCGCATGTTCCAGCAGATGCAGCAGAATGCCAACCGCGCTGCTGGTAACGGCCCGCGtcccggcggcggcggcggcggtggcggcggTGGACCGAACCTGAACCCGGCGAttggcggcgcgggcctccttgcgctcgccggtcTCGCGATCGGCATTAACGCGTCGCTGTTCAACGTCGACGGTGGTCACCGTGCGATCATGTACTCGCGCTTCAGTGGTGTTCTCCCGACGATCTACAACGAAGGCACGCACCTGCTCCTGCCTTGGATCGACACGCCGATCGACTACGACGTGCGTGCCAAgccgcgcagcatcgcGAGCCTAACCGGTACCAAGGACCTGCAGATGGTCTCGCTTACCTGCCGTGTTCTTtcgcggccgagcgtcgagaGCCTGCCGACGATTTACCGCGAGCTGGGCACGGActacgacgagcgcgttcTTCCGAGCATTGTGAACGAGGTGCTCAAGTCGGTTGTTGCGCAGTTCAACGCGTCGCAGCTCATCACGCAGCGTGAGATGGTCTCGCGTCTTGTGCGTGAGAATCTgacgcaccgcgcgcggcgcttcaACATCATCCTGGACGATGTTTCGATCACTCACATCTCCTTCTCGCCCGAGTTCACGcacgcggtcgaggcgaAGCAGATCACGCAGCAggctgcgctgcgtgccgcctTCCAGGTCGAccaggcgctccaggagAAGCAGGCGATCATTGTCAAGTCGTCGGGTGAGGCCCGGGCGGCGGAGCTCATTGGtgacgcggtgcgcaagaACAAGGGTTTCCTCAAGCTCAagaagctcgaggcggcgaaGGACATTGCGAACACCCTGTCGCAGAGCGACAACCGTATcatgctcgacgcgcagaGCCTTTTGCTCAacgtcgcgagcgacgacgatgcggtGAAAGCGTAG
- the BUD14 gene encoding protein phosphatase regulator (COG:U; EggNog:ENOG503NURA) — MRPVGGAYERDADGPRPIYAKEDEFDDDMEPSSEIPPANDYDLVEQHEEDEHYEYDEHDGELPDDAMYDEEEEEEYDDDFNDEELSSSPSIPDENINFDLVYALHTFVATVDGQATVHKGDNLVLLDDSNSYWWLVRVMASQEVGYIPAENIETPYERLARLNKHRNVEITTATEDDHDQVPMDVYSGHLVKARARGQINVHSGKPSALSRRETDGSAPRRPQEKKRAVLFGQPEYLEHSGNEASDEEYEGEYEGEYEGEYEGEYEDEYDQEPEYADEEPEYVDDEHDDDELEHAQEHDEAQLADDAEHQQKTPLASAAEKVSAVTLGLGATAAATAAAAAHGVGRITSGQRNAEADADKSHTSPALGDSSAKLTPRPDERPSSSPSLRASPGDKSPLVGLFPSGAIGDEAMPQSSKSNDERRARPGSLIGMPGSVPTFNVVRVFAGENVECDATFKTVLLNKSTTSTDLVRQAMQRFSVQDEPTDYVIVLRRLDGEEHTLWPHESPLQILEALSELQEEDRGPGGTPGQSRDSVGSLTSLLQDANASRVTYDYSDDRYGKFYLVRKSPFENNLAQDTSAQLGPPDVAVGDVSTRSAASATSQDTVLGASSSLRFTVQLALFPADLPDGVVFHPQTGLATPNDPAHTLPASAKPQIRLLRFARNAMVAEVIEAGLASFQVVEGVVDGGDDVEARSGRGRVKYGLASVSDAGEQLLSPTTKVLAAYDTLPIFKQVDVNEPKRRSLDTALSHGAQEDLSEGDPLFVLRQARPALRASVISPRLDTPRLQGFPDGVSSIQPSPRLGEGVRMPSDAAPPTTSRSASMRSLDKAPNTPVPTVQLNDAQGVDLIMQDGVRLRSSREQGSPRVRYSLLSQGSEQDVSSALRSVLQDITARPDPATEPAARGMRAGSAQSQGDLLERFAEQMPTMPDSNLAENIDLMLNRIMDGSGAAPTSPGLLHSDAIAPPQAIPPTAFEQTRGLNIPNKMQPIQRTGSLRSVSASDAALPTRNAAVRSALAKGWTGDRVLSDSTATTGTGRMRETYNIHALYGIVDALVIEAQAGESAESTPAPSQPVREHRRHASTSSNASASQLQQRSSDLVAKLLEPTPAEKIATASNGLLALPFPTSQYGPSTPMAAVGRHYTPFLTQVSSLEAALDELLHTALARPN, encoded by the exons ATGAGGCcagtcggcggcgcgtacgagcgcgacgcggatgGGCCGCGGCCGATCTATGCCAAAGAGGACGAG TTTGACGACGATATGGAGCCTTCGTCCGAGATTCCGCCCGCGAATGACTACGATTTGGTTGAACAACACGAAGAGGACGAGCACTATGAGTacgacgagcacgacggTGAGCTCCCGGACGATGCCATGTACGatgaggaggaggaggaggagtACGACGACGACTTTAATGACGAGGAGCTCTCCTCCAGCCCGTCCATCCCCGACGAAAACATCAACTTTGACCTGGTGTATGCGCTGCACACGTTTGTCGCAACGGTCGACGGACAGGCGACAGTGCACAAGGGCGACAATCTCGTGCTTTTGGACGACAGCAACAGCTACTGGTGGCTCGTCCGCGTAATGGCCTCGCAGGAGGTCGGCTACATTCCGGCGGAAAACATCGAGACGCCGTatgagcgcctggcgcgaCTCAACAAGCACCGCAACGTGGAAATCACCACCGCCACCGAAGATGACCACGACCAGGTGCCGATGGACGTATACAGTGGCCACCTCGTCAAGGCACGCGCACGGGGGCAGATCAACGTGCACTCAGGCAAGCCTTCGGCCCTTTCTCGCCGCGAGACGGACggatcggcgccgcgccggccccAGGAAAAGAAGCGCGCAGTGCTTTTTGGACAGCCGGAATACCTGGAGCACTCGGGCAACGAGGCGTCGGACGAGGAGTACGAGGGCGAATACGAGGGCGAATACGAAGGCGAGTACGAGGGCGAGTACGAAGACGAGTACGACCAGGAGCCCGAGtacgcggacgaggagcccgagtatgtcgacgacgagcacgacgacgacgagctcgagcatgcacaggagcacgacgaggcACAGCTGGCCGAtgacgccgagcaccagcAAAAGACGCCCCTCGCCTCCGCCGCCGAAAAGGTGAGCGCAGTGACATTGGGtctcggcgcgacggctGCTGCGAcggctgctgcagctgcccATGGCGTCGGCCGCATCACCTCGGGCCAGCGcaacgccgaggcggacgcgGACAAGAGCCACACTTCGCCTGCGCTGggcgactcgagcgccaaGCTTACGCCACGgcccgacgagcgcccGTCCTCGAGCCCGTCAttgcgtgcgtcgccgggCGACAAGTCGCCGCTTGTCGGCCTCTTCcccagcggcgcgatcggcgacgaggcgatgcCGCAGTCGTCCAAGAGcaacgacgagcgccgcgcgcgccctGGCTCGCTGATCGGCATGCCCGGCTCTGTGCCGACGTTCAATGTCGTGCGTGTGTTTGCCGGCGAGAACGTCGAGTGCGACGCGACGTTCAAGACAGTGCTGCTGAACAAGTCCACCACGTCCACCGACCTCGTCCGCCAGGCGATGCAGCGCTTCAGCGTGCAGGACGAGCCGACGGACTATGTCATTGTcctgcgtcgcctcgacggcgaggagcacACCCTCTGGCCCCACGAAAGCCCGCTGCAGATCCTCGAGGCCCTCTCCGAGCTCCAAGAGGAGGACCGTGGGCCGGGTGGCACGCCAGGCcagtcgcgcgactcggtgGGCTCGCTCACctcgctgctgcaggaCGCAAACGCAAGCCGTGTCACATACGACTACAGCGACGACCGCTACGGCAAGTTTTACCTCGTACGCAAGAGTCCCTTTGAGAACAATTTGGCGCAGGACAcctcggcgcagctcggacCGCCCGACGTGGCCGTGGGCGACGtgtcgacgcgcagcgccgcgtcggccacGTCGCAGGACACGGTGCTGggcgcaagcagctcgctcAGATTTaccgtgcagctcgcgctcttcCCCGCGGACCTGCCCGACGGCGTCGTGTTCCATCCCCAGACCggcctcgcgacgccgaacGATCCCGCACACACCCtgcccgcctcggccaagCCCCAGATCCGTCTGCTGCGCTTTGCGCGCAACGCGatggtcgccgaggtgATCGAGGCTGGCCTCGCCTCCTTCCAGGTCGTCGAGGGTGTGGTCGATGGCGGCGACGATGTcgaggcacgcagcggccgcggccgcgtcaAATACGGCCTTGCGTCAGTGTCGGATGCCGGTGAGCAGCTGCTCTCGCCCACGACCAAGGTGCTTGCCGCCTACGACACGCTGCCGATCTTTAAGCAGGTCGACGTGAATGagcccaagcgccgcagcctCGACACTGCGCTCAgccacggcgcgcaggaAGACTTGAGCGAGGGCGACCCCCTCTTTGTactgcgccaggcgcggcctgcgctgcgcgcgagcgtcatTAGCCCCCGCCTCGAtacgccgcgcctgcaAGGGTTCCCCGacggcgtgtcgagcatCCAGCCGAGCCCCCGCCTCGGCGAAGGCGTGCGCATGCCGTCTGACGCTGCTCCCCccacgacgagccgctccGCGTCGATGCGTTCGCTGGACAAGGCGCCGAACACGCCTGTACCGACCGTGCAGCTGAACGATGCGCAAGGTGTCGACCTGATCATGCAGGACGGCGTGCGtctgcgcagctcgcgcgaaCAAGGCTCGCCGCGTGTGCGCTACTCGCTCCTCTCCCAAGGCAGCGAGCAGGACGTGAgcagtgcgctgcgcagtgTGCTGCAAGACATTACTGCCCGCCCCGACCCTGCGACGGagcctgcagctcgcggcatgcgcgccgGCTCTGCGCAGTCGCAaggcgacctgctcgagcgctttgCCGAGCAGATGCCGACGATGCCCGACTCGAACCTTGCCGAAAACATTGATCTGATGCTGAACCGCATCATGGACGGCTCTGGCGCGGCCCCCACGTCGCCCGGCCTCTTGCACAGCGATGCGATCGCACCTCCCCAAGCTATTCCCCCCACGGCGTTTGAACAGACGCGCGGCCTCAACATCCCCAACAAGATGCAGCCGATCCAGCGCACCGGTTCGCTGCGCAGTGTGTCGGCGAGtgatgcggcgctgcccaCCCGCAATGCAGCGGTCCGCAGTGCGCTTGCCAAGGGCTGGACCGGCGATCGTGTGCTCTCTGATTCGACTGCCACGACCGGTACcgggcgcatgcgcgagaCCTACAACATTCATGCTCTCTATGGAAttgtcgacgcgctggtgATTGAGGCGCAGGCTGGCGAGTCTGCCGAGTCCACGCCCGCCCCCTCACAGCccgtgcgcgagcaccggcggcacgcgtccacctcgtcgaacgcgtccgcgtcgcagctgcagcagcgttcgtcggacctcgtcgcgaagctgctcgagccgaCGCCTGCGGAAAAGATCGCAACGGCGAGCAACGGGCTTCTCGCACTTCCTTTCCCCACATCGCAGTACGGCccctcgacgccgatgGCTGCCGTCGGCCGCCACTACACGCCGTTCCTCACCCAGGTCTCTTCTctggaggcggcgctcgacgagttGCTccacacggcgctcgcgcggccgaATTAG